A genomic stretch from Hemibagrus wyckioides isolate EC202008001 linkage group LG18, SWU_Hwy_1.0, whole genome shotgun sequence includes:
- the irf1b gene encoding interferon regulatory factor 1b isoform X1 yields MPVSRMRMRPWLEDMIDSNSIAGLVWVDKEKKMFSIPWKHAARHGWEMDKDACLFKQWAIHTGKFKPGITDPDPKTWKANFRCAMNSLPDIEEVKDKSVNKGCEAVRVYRMLQVIKNKSKRSSKSQDNRRRKKVRKTDTDMPANEEHVYMHKQQDMITQENIVDSTESMNTASPTYDVPDCSGYEVEIGPDSTNDIYTGRFQVSPVHESDYEEKAIVEITRQLELDSSQWLQSNSSGKGFLCNEVAMTESYHCPESQWSDTSGEELELRFYTELIPGLPSEELLSYTDMWNSNPHTTGLPQISCLI; encoded by the exons ATGCCTGTGTCCAGAATGCGGATGCGACCCTGGTTAGAGGATATGATTGACTCTAACTCAATCGCTGGACTTGTCTGGGTAGATAAG GAGAAAAAGATGTTCTCCATTCCTTGGAAGCATGCTGCACGCCATGGATGGGAAATGGACAAAGATGCCTGTCTATTCAAACAGTGGGCAatccacacag GCAAGTTCAAACCAGGAATTACTGACCCTGACCCCAAAACATGGAAAGCCAACTTCCGTTGTGCAATGAACTCACTTCCAGATATTGAAGAAGTAAAGGACAAAAGTGTCAACAAAGGCTGTGAAGCTGTTCGTGTCTACCGCATGCTTCAGGTCATCAAGAATAAGAGCAAGAGGTCGTCTAAAAGCCAGGACAACAGGAGGCGGAAAAAG GTGAGGAAGACGGATACAGACATGCCAGCAAATGAAGAGCACGTTTACATGCACAAACAGCAAGATATGATTACACAGGAGAACATCGTAGACAGCACTGAAAGCATGA ACACAGCAAGCCCCACCTATGATGTGCCTGACTGCTCTGGATATGAAGTGGAAATTGGCCCTGACAGCACAAATGATATCTACACTGGCAGGTTCCAGGTTTCCCCAGTTCATGAGTCAG ATTACGAGGAAAAAGCTATTGTTGAG ATCACACGGCAATTGGAGCTTGATAGTTCACAGTGGCTACAAAGCAATAGCAGCGGAAAGGGGTTCCTGTGCAATGAAGTAGCCATGACAGAATCTTACCACTGTCCAGAGAGCCAATGGAGTGATACCTCAG GAGAGGAGCTTGAGCTGCGTTTTTACACAGAACTGATACCAGGACTGCCCAGTGAAGAGCTCTTAAGCTACACAGATATGTGGAATAGCAACCCTCATACAACTGGCCTTCCACAAATCAGCTGTCTAATCTGA
- the irf1b gene encoding interferon regulatory factor 1b isoform X2 — translation MPVSRMRMRPWLEDMIDSNSIAGLVWVDKEKKMFSIPWKHAARHGWEMDKDACLFKQWAIHTGKFKPGITDPDPKTWKANFRCAMNSLPDIEEVKDKSVNKGCEAVRVYRMLQVIKNKSKRSSKSQDNRRRKKVRKTDTDMPANEEHVYMHKQQDMITQENIVDSTESMNTASPTYDVPDCSGYEVEIGPDSTNDIYTGRFQVSPVHESDYEEKAIVEERSLSCVFTQN, via the exons ATGCCTGTGTCCAGAATGCGGATGCGACCCTGGTTAGAGGATATGATTGACTCTAACTCAATCGCTGGACTTGTCTGGGTAGATAAG GAGAAAAAGATGTTCTCCATTCCTTGGAAGCATGCTGCACGCCATGGATGGGAAATGGACAAAGATGCCTGTCTATTCAAACAGTGGGCAatccacacag GCAAGTTCAAACCAGGAATTACTGACCCTGACCCCAAAACATGGAAAGCCAACTTCCGTTGTGCAATGAACTCACTTCCAGATATTGAAGAAGTAAAGGACAAAAGTGTCAACAAAGGCTGTGAAGCTGTTCGTGTCTACCGCATGCTTCAGGTCATCAAGAATAAGAGCAAGAGGTCGTCTAAAAGCCAGGACAACAGGAGGCGGAAAAAG GTGAGGAAGACGGATACAGACATGCCAGCAAATGAAGAGCACGTTTACATGCACAAACAGCAAGATATGATTACACAGGAGAACATCGTAGACAGCACTGAAAGCATGA ACACAGCAAGCCCCACCTATGATGTGCCTGACTGCTCTGGATATGAAGTGGAAATTGGCCCTGACAGCACAAATGATATCTACACTGGCAGGTTCCAGGTTTCCCCAGTTCATGAGTCAG ATTACGAGGAAAAAGCTATTGTTGAG GAGAGGAGCTTGAGCTGCGTTTTTACACAGAACTGA